Proteins encoded within one genomic window of Ailuropoda melanoleuca isolate Jingjing chromosome 16, ASM200744v2, whole genome shotgun sequence:
- the LOC105241766 gene encoding membrane-spanning 4-domains subfamily A member 8-like, translating to MAHASTLSGRVCGFIVSGSLSVSAENQPKSSCLLNGSLGLNIVSAICSVVGIILFIMDMSLAPTHANSYLLGCTPAHILAFLPMTMDKGSAKTPGMATCGVLLDFCLLEFCMACASSHFGCQLACCPHNYVGVVLPSVCVANPGVIPEPVNLPPTYSSEVQGSR from the exons TTCATCGTTTCAGGATCCCTCTCAGTGTCAGCAGAAAATCAGCCAAAATCTTCTTGCCTG CTGAATGGCAGCTTGGGCTTGAACATCGTCAGTGCAATCTGTTCTGTGGTTGGAATCATACTCTTCATCATGGATATGAGTCTTGCCCCCACTCATGCCAATTCTTATCTATTGGG CTGcacccctgctcacattctcGCCTTCCTGCCCATGACTATGGATAAGGGGTCAGCAAAG ACCCCTGGCATGGCTACTTGTGGCGTGCTGCTCGACTTCTGCCTCCTGGAGTTCTGTATGGCATGTGCCTCTTCCCACTTTGGATGTCAACTGGCCTGCTGTCCACACAACTAC GTGGGCGTGGTCCTCCCCAGTGTCTGTGTGGCAAACCCAGGGGTCATCCCAGAACCAGTGAACTTGCCACCGACTTATTCCAGCGAGGTCCAGGGCTCCAGATAA